A segment of the Superficieibacter sp. HKU1 genome:
TGGTTGCTCTACAGGTGGTGCCCGCTAAAAGCGATACGGTGATAATCATCGATCTGATTGCCAGCGGCGTGTTCTACTTTCTGCCGTTTTTCCTCGCGGTATCGGCGGCGAAGATTTTCAAAACCAACGAATACCTTGCCGCCGCCGTAGCGGCCTGCCTGATGTATCCTTCGCTGATTGAGGCTGCCAAAGCGCTGGCCGCACATCAGGACGGGGCGGTCAGCGCGTTCTGGCTGCTCAACGCGGTGCCGGTCCCGGTATTTAATTACGCCTCCAGCGTGATCCCGGTGATCTTCTCCATTCTGGCATTAAGTTACCTCCATCGCTGGGTGGACGGTTTTATGCCGGACGTCCTGAAAACGGTCTTCACGCCAACGCTCACCCTGTTTCTCGCGGCATTAGCGGCGCTGGCGATCATCGGACCGACGGGTATCTGGCTGGGTAAAGCGCTGGCCTGGTTTATCGAAGGCCTGTTTAGCGTATCGGCGAGTTTCGCCGGACTCATCGTCGGGGCCATTCGCCCGGTGGCGATTTTGACCGGTATGCATCACGCGATGACGCCCATTGCGCTGCAAAACTTCAGCGATCGCGGCTATGACATGCTGATGCCGATGATGTTCATGGCGAATATGGCGATTGCCGGTGCCACCTTTGCTATCTGGCGTATCAGTCGCGATCGTCAGGAAAAAACGGTGACGCTGTCGGCGGCGATCTCGGCGCTGCTGGGGATCACCGAGCCTGCGCTGTTTGGCGTAC
Coding sequences within it:
- a CDS encoding PTS transporter subunit EIIC; translated protein: MGTEEAITSIIRLVGGQGNINNVWHCMTRLRFDLVDDNKVDQSEIQKLPGVLGAQLQSDQFQIIIGPKVNGWYEQLLVALEQKTLTTPRGKPERKSLVSLFMDTVSGVFGPIVPAIAGAGMIKGLLAGLVALQVVPAKSDTVIIIDLIASGVFYFLPFFLAVSAAKIFKTNEYLAAAVAACLMYPSLIEAAKALAAHQDGAVSAFWLLNAVPVPVFNYASSVIPVIFSILALSYLHRWVDGFMPDVLKTVFTPTLTLFLAALAALAIIGPTGIWLGKALAWFIEGLFSVSASFAGLIVGAIRPVAILTGMHHAMTPIALQNFSDRGYDMLMPMMFMANMAIAGATFAIWRISRDRQEKTVTLSAAISALLGITEPALFGVLTRYKKAFIAATMASSLASAFIAFFGVRLYGYILSSIFSLPAYIGPYFVFAISGVAMALILSFVLTTVLIGREQ